One genomic segment of Leptospira kirschneri serovar Cynopteri str. 3522 CT includes these proteins:
- a CDS encoding DUF3383 family protein, with product MSAQTVSKIEPISINLFLRNTPVSQMGFGLPLILGIKEPTYSLQVSGNSSGLIWKSVHTGIVFIQVKYVVSGNNTSLNVVRTGTGTENDPYVISVNVSTDANGAATSTAHQIKLAAESISNIAGATKIVDLIEVANSGSGVVSAFAQTTLGYERYMEISSSDDLLELGFTSSDKEYIQAAQMFRQTPRPKRVAVFLLTSWSSASTEISALRNSGKDSWFKTIATTHDKETIHALGDYLASIEKMFFACSDDINVLTGRNSIWEYITLHKTPDSFPEAAWVGNSVPRRVGSYNYAYLPLDGVENSGYTNSQVSSVFAENGNLIVDFGGKQVPYPGISTGNVYADVVENRSWLKARLKENISSLFLNSDVVPYTIQGIQMIEAKMREVFVQAGVQGIIAPVETNADKTRSDLGDYQYKINLPDTIDEITTNDRNNRVLPNVTFSCRLRGAINEVDIDGELT from the coding sequence ATGAGCGCACAAACAGTCTCTAAAATAGAGCCGATCAGTATCAATCTATTTCTTAGAAATACTCCGGTTTCTCAAATGGGATTCGGATTACCTTTGATTTTAGGAATCAAAGAACCAACCTATTCTCTACAAGTTTCCGGAAATTCCAGCGGACTTATTTGGAAATCCGTACATACTGGAATCGTATTTATACAAGTTAAATACGTGGTTTCGGGGAACAACACCAGTCTTAACGTCGTTCGTACTGGGACCGGCACAGAAAACGATCCTTATGTAATTTCGGTTAACGTTTCTACTGATGCAAACGGGGCGGCTACGTCTACAGCACATCAGATCAAATTAGCGGCTGAGTCTATTTCAAACATTGCGGGAGCGACTAAGATTGTAGACTTGATCGAAGTGGCAAACTCTGGCAGCGGAGTTGTTTCCGCGTTTGCACAAACCACATTGGGTTACGAAAGATACATGGAAATTTCTTCTTCCGATGATCTTTTGGAATTAGGTTTCACTTCTTCCGATAAGGAATACATTCAAGCCGCACAGATGTTCAGGCAAACTCCTAGACCGAAACGGGTTGCGGTATTTCTGCTTACTTCTTGGTCGTCTGCTTCAACCGAAATTTCCGCTCTTAGAAATTCTGGTAAAGACTCTTGGTTCAAAACCATCGCGACTACTCACGATAAAGAAACCATACACGCGTTAGGTGATTATCTCGCTTCTATCGAGAAGATGTTTTTTGCGTGTTCTGACGATATAAACGTTTTGACCGGAAGAAACTCAATCTGGGAGTATATCACTCTTCATAAAACTCCGGATTCTTTTCCGGAAGCTGCTTGGGTGGGAAATTCCGTTCCCCGCAGAGTCGGTTCGTATAACTACGCTTATTTGCCTTTGGACGGAGTGGAGAATTCGGGTTATACGAATTCACAAGTAAGTTCTGTATTTGCGGAAAACGGAAATCTGATCGTAGATTTCGGAGGAAAACAAGTTCCTTATCCAGGAATTTCCACCGGAAACGTCTACGCGGATGTGGTCGAAAATCGCTCTTGGCTTAAAGCTCGTCTGAAAGAAAACATCTCAAGTCTTTTTCTGAACTCGGACGTTGTGCCTTATACAATCCAAGGAATTCAGATGATCGAGGCGAAGATGAGAGAGGTTTTTGTTCAAGCCGGAGTTCAAGGTATCATCGCACCGGTTGAAACGAATGCGGATAAAACACGTTCCGATCTTGGAGATTATCAATATAAAATCAATCTACCAGATACGATAGACGAAATTACGACTAATGATCGTAACAACCGTGTTCTTCCTAACGTCACTTTTTCGTGTCGTTTAAGAGGAGCGATCAACGAAGTCGACATAGACGGAGAATTAACCTAA
- a CDS encoding phage structural protein has translation MNGIWDPKKLNVNCSGRDVSGMSQADGFFKIEPVTKEYILSQVGIKGDWNISEIYDGRVKLSIVLMGDSPENELFFAMGEGRLPCVFTIKDKSDGGMLGFSAQGRVWERPNIEKGKEYKDKTWVFLLPDYKGVLTA, from the coding sequence ATGAACGGTATTTGGGATCCAAAGAAATTAAACGTTAACTGCAGCGGAAGAGACGTGTCGGGTATGAGTCAAGCGGACGGTTTTTTTAAAATCGAACCCGTAACCAAAGAATACATACTTTCTCAAGTAGGTATCAAAGGAGATTGGAACATCTCTGAAATATATGACGGAAGAGTAAAGTTGTCTATCGTACTGATGGGGGACTCTCCTGAAAACGAGCTCTTTTTTGCGATGGGTGAAGGACGTCTTCCTTGTGTATTCACTATTAAGGATAAAAGCGACGGTGGAATGCTTGGCTTTTCCGCACAGGGAAGAGTTTGGGAAAGACCAAACATAGAAAAAGGTAAGGAATACAAAGACAAAACCTGGGTGTTCCTTCTTCCGGACTATAAAGGAGTTTTGACGGCATGA
- a CDS encoding LIC_12613 family protein, translated as MSGESIVNISNIHKVEYSKLKNGSEGETPSEPILETVDDDAKVAQILFVDGKRYKLQHPGNRKALRWRQESISLTEGLNQDKLLDKFFKFCVKPVDHTFEPTLDGVEPNHVEVWLYIANRFLKWELE; from the coding sequence ATGAGTGGAGAAAGTATCGTAAATATTTCGAATATTCATAAAGTAGAATATTCTAAGTTAAAAAATGGCTCGGAAGGCGAGACTCCATCTGAGCCCATTTTGGAAACCGTGGACGACGACGCCAAAGTCGCTCAGATCCTTTTTGTGGACGGTAAAAGATATAAACTTCAACATCCTGGTAATAGAAAGGCGCTTCGTTGGAGACAGGAATCTATTTCTCTTACCGAAGGATTGAATCAGGACAAACTTCTGGATAAGTTCTTTAAGTTTTGCGTAAAACCTGTGGATCATACCTTTGAACCTACGTTAGACGGAGTTGAACCAAATCACGTGGAGGTGTGGCTGTATATAGCGAACCGATTTCTTAAGTGGGAGTTGGAATAA
- a CDS encoding LIC12611 family phage tail protein, whose translation MAEREVNIAIKINVDSKDAFSVIEKDLKKLKSGIIDFSDATSLTSQRGIKSWKDLTDSVQNFVKGGADLSIFASRLKTTESNLTSLYFKLKGNAKLETEFFGLAKSAGFSERQIAKLDFQLNASAKTATLLSSVFKGFAQIGSYAFNSIIAPSFETGIALEKQIVILKNLSGNEFPKLQDAINNTIRTSRGLATQKELTEAANEAIRAGASVEFISKNLSGLQKVSRLTNQDLTSSMKEAYKAIEDGSEDFLKSNGALFSSYSAEFKQINESGMSAADKRLAREKLISTALNENSILQNTYGYHVKDASVILERFDKTIERLKESFGLLIAQALTPSLNVIGDLIDYFTIGGESLEYMEDVLIIFGSILVGVLGAIAAQMIVTSGITFGAMIPSLLSMAAAGFMAIAPWIVWIAIGVALGAMFAIIILVIKDLYKWFTGSESAIGKFLGPFANIKKMFRDLIDWFKALPGKILNSLGELGSEIQKKLGGIFPLQLLKVLGITSNQSSDVKKVDDALITKQGQIVQFHPDDNLVAVKDLGVLGGSKSKSGGNSVNINIANVVLGSASTKEDANVFASYLEKELEKIAIKIGLGAGISPEAVS comes from the coding sequence ATGGCAGAGCGGGAAGTAAATATTGCAATTAAAATAAATGTGGATTCTAAGGATGCTTTTTCTGTAATTGAAAAGGATCTGAAAAAACTAAAATCAGGGATCATAGACTTTTCGGACGCTACGAGTCTTACTTCTCAAAGAGGGATTAAGTCTTGGAAGGATTTGACGGATTCGGTTCAAAATTTTGTAAAAGGAGGGGCCGATTTATCTATTTTTGCGAGTCGTTTAAAAACGACCGAATCCAATCTCACCAGTTTGTATTTTAAATTAAAAGGAAATGCAAAACTAGAAACCGAGTTTTTTGGACTTGCTAAGTCTGCGGGTTTTAGCGAAAGACAAATCGCAAAACTGGATTTTCAACTCAATGCCAGCGCTAAAACTGCGACTTTGCTTTCTTCCGTATTCAAAGGTTTTGCTCAGATAGGTTCTTACGCTTTTAATTCTATCATTGCTCCTTCTTTTGAAACAGGAATTGCATTAGAAAAACAGATTGTAATTTTGAAAAACCTTTCTGGGAACGAATTTCCAAAACTACAAGACGCAATCAATAATACCATACGAACTTCTAGAGGACTGGCCACACAAAAAGAACTTACCGAAGCCGCAAACGAGGCGATCAGAGCCGGAGCTTCGGTTGAATTTATTTCTAAAAATCTCTCTGGACTCCAAAAAGTGTCCAGACTTACGAATCAAGATTTAACGTCTTCTATGAAAGAGGCTTATAAAGCAATTGAAGACGGTTCCGAAGATTTTTTAAAAAGTAACGGGGCTCTGTTTTCCAGTTATTCTGCCGAGTTTAAACAGATAAACGAATCCGGTATGTCTGCCGCTGATAAACGGTTAGCAAGGGAAAAATTAATTTCTACGGCTTTAAATGAAAATAGTATATTACAAAATACTTATGGATATCACGTTAAAGACGCTTCTGTAATTTTAGAAAGGTTTGATAAAACTATAGAAAGATTAAAGGAAAGTTTCGGACTTTTAATTGCACAGGCGCTAACTCCTTCTTTGAACGTGATCGGAGACTTGATCGATTATTTTACGATCGGTGGGGAAAGTTTGGAATATATGGAAGACGTATTGATCATTTTTGGAAGTATTTTGGTAGGGGTGTTAGGAGCAATTGCTGCTCAGATGATTGTTACGTCTGGAATTACTTTTGGAGCTATGATTCCTTCTTTATTGAGTATGGCGGCGGCCGGTTTTATGGCGATTGCTCCTTGGATTGTGTGGATTGCCATCGGAGTTGCGTTAGGCGCCATGTTTGCGATCATCATTTTAGTCATTAAGGATTTATACAAATGGTTTACCGGAAGTGAATCAGCGATCGGTAAATTTTTAGGACCTTTTGCGAATATTAAAAAAATGTTTAGGGATTTAATAGATTGGTTCAAAGCTCTTCCGGGAAAAATCTTAAATTCCCTCGGAGAACTCGGATCGGAGATTCAAAAGAAATTAGGTGGAATTTTTCCGCTACAGTTATTGAAAGTTCTCGGGATTACTTCTAATCAGTCCAGTGACGTGAAAAAAGTGGACGATGCACTCATTACAAAACAAGGCCAGATCGTACAATTTCACCCAGACGACAATTTGGTAGCCGTAAAAGATCTAGGAGTGTTGGGCGGATCCAAGTCAAAAAGCGGAGGTAATTCAGTTAACATCAACATCGCCAATGTAGTGTTAGGTTCTGCCTCTACAAAAGAAGATGCGAATGTGTTTGCATCTTATTTGGAAAAGGAATTGGAAAAAATTGCGATTAAAATCGGGCTCGGAGCGGGTATTTCACCGGAGGCGGTTTCATGA
- a CDS encoding phage baseplate protein: protein MKILNGRDRIALTDGDEEVELNVSLGIQHSYPVEITRHTVEKEKGMTSITDHVIPGQRGISLNVLLSSSTDLLVLNKKSVDDKLETLVRWQSQGTLVTLLGYSTGGIISKILSMLPSLFRFVEPDDPDKRYLGRSTDEIPNLLIGDLNIQEAKETGNDVSLSLSLFPVVIAEAKTRQLNTVKSAGKRTTQTQTKSGTPAKKIN from the coding sequence ATGAAAATTTTAAATGGTAGGGATAGGATCGCACTTACTGACGGAGACGAAGAAGTGGAATTGAATGTTTCTTTAGGTATTCAACACTCTTATCCGGTGGAGATTACTCGTCATACTGTAGAAAAAGAAAAAGGAATGACCTCAATTACAGATCACGTGATTCCCGGTCAAAGAGGTATTTCGCTTAACGTTTTACTTTCGTCTTCAACGGACTTGTTGGTCTTAAATAAAAAAAGCGTGGATGATAAATTGGAGACTTTGGTTCGTTGGCAGTCCCAAGGAACGTTAGTCACTTTGCTTGGATATTCTACGGGTGGAATTATTTCTAAAATTCTTTCTATGTTACCATCTTTGTTCCGTTTTGTGGAACCGGATGATCCTGATAAAAGATATCTAGGACGTTCTACGGATGAAATTCCAAATCTTTTGATCGGAGATTTGAATATCCAAGAAGCCAAGGAGACTGGAAACGACGTGTCTTTGAGTTTGTCTTTGTTTCCCGTGGTAATCGCGGAGGCAAAGACGAGACAATTGAATACGGTTAAATCCGCGGGTAAAAGAACTACACAGACTCAAACAAAATCCGGAACCCCGGCCAAAAAAATAAATTAA
- a CDS encoding phage baseplate plug family protein — protein MKEFKYLPIDQNIFPICYTFMIEETEYEFEFSHNTEGDFITVLIRDQDGKDLFASKLLYGVPLNHMIVDGFNSSILLTPLDLDDLYKDEFENIPVNLETFGSRVRLYLGEKQ, from the coding sequence ATGAAAGAATTCAAATATCTACCGATTGATCAGAACATATTCCCGATTTGTTATACGTTTATGATCGAGGAAACGGAATACGAATTTGAATTCTCGCATAACACAGAAGGAGATTTTATTACCGTATTGATCAGAGATCAGGACGGGAAAGATCTCTTCGCCTCTAAGCTGTTATACGGTGTTCCGTTAAATCATATGATCGTGGACGGTTTTAATAGTTCCATTCTTTTAACTCCTTTGGATTTGGACGATCTTTACAAAGATGAATTTGAAAACATTCCTGTTAATTTGGAAACTTTCGGTTCCAGAGTGAGATTGTATTTAGGAGAAAAACAATGA
- a CDS encoding phage protein: protein MIDNPKLFGRTVSLEILPTTGAAKEFCYPPFNFEFETELDGLNLTQVTMYNVNEETLRLVSAQMKEKKFQYPSALLNAGYKDENGLVVSGEIIYPKWRQEGTDKKLEFQISGSAGAWTRAYIMKTYTSLPARNVIMDILNQGNLKPGRIQLGVNKIVNFSANTELGDCIRRFCNLTKSQYWFQDGQIHFDSLDPSKKNSVIFLDHSSGLIGVPEKGQDTWKVTSLFRHKFKKNMIVSVKGGGLDSECRIVRGKHKFSTLATDCFSELEVKPI, encoded by the coding sequence ATGATCGATAATCCTAAACTTTTTGGACGTACAGTTTCTTTGGAGATTCTTCCAACGACAGGAGCTGCCAAAGAGTTTTGTTATCCTCCTTTTAATTTCGAATTTGAAACCGAATTGGACGGACTGAATCTAACTCAGGTTACGATGTATAACGTAAACGAAGAAACGTTACGTCTTGTAAGCGCTCAGATGAAGGAAAAAAAATTCCAATATCCTTCGGCGTTATTAAATGCAGGTTACAAAGACGAAAACGGTCTAGTGGTTTCAGGAGAAATCATTTATCCTAAGTGGAGACAAGAAGGAACCGATAAAAAGTTGGAATTTCAGATCAGCGGAAGCGCTGGCGCTTGGACGAGAGCGTATATTATGAAAACGTACACAAGTCTCCCTGCAAGAAACGTGATCATGGATATTCTAAATCAGGGAAATCTAAAGCCCGGAAGGATTCAATTAGGAGTTAATAAGATCGTGAATTTTAGCGCCAATACGGAGTTAGGTGATTGTATTCGTCGTTTTTGTAATTTAACAAAATCTCAATATTGGTTTCAAGACGGTCAGATCCATTTTGATTCTCTCGATCCTTCTAAAAAAAACAGCGTCATTTTTTTGGATCATTCTTCCGGATTGATCGGAGTTCCAGAAAAAGGCCAGGATACTTGGAAGGTGACCAGTCTCTTCCGCCATAAGTTTAAGAAGAATATGATCGTATCTGTAAAAGGAGGAGGACTCGACTCGGAATGTAGAATCGTTCGTGGCAAACATAAATTTTCTACCTTGGCTACGGATTGTTTTTCGGAATTAGAGGTGAAGCCGATATGA
- a CDS encoding Gp138 family membrane-puncturing spike protein, giving the protein MTLDKAILAAIQNNVSKIQIGLPGIIESFQPQEMTANVRIPLKKEDDSGRERSFPVLSGIRVGTYWAGDFYIKPDYKRGDKVWISFSTHDISDAIRGIESVASDSLFDLQSACVVSGYKGKTDIPATTSNLSGLVIGHKEGKSLIQLDEDRIKIQGGIADLTESAVLGETLVEFIKSLIDVFLNNAATFTTNAVPGSPAGLAASVISQLNVRKSEVEQLLSGKVKLG; this is encoded by the coding sequence ATGACTTTAGATAAAGCGATTTTAGCTGCTATTCAAAACAATGTATCTAAGATACAAATTGGTCTTCCTGGAATTATAGAATCTTTTCAGCCTCAAGAGATGACGGCTAACGTTCGTATCCCTCTAAAAAAGGAAGACGATTCCGGACGAGAAAGGTCTTTTCCTGTTTTGTCTGGTATTAGAGTCGGCACATACTGGGCCGGAGATTTTTATATCAAACCGGATTACAAAAGAGGAGATAAGGTTTGGATTTCGTTTTCTACACACGATATATCAGACGCAATTCGAGGAATCGAATCCGTTGCTTCGGATTCTCTTTTTGATCTTCAAAGCGCCTGTGTGGTTAGCGGTTATAAAGGGAAAACTGATATTCCTGCTACCACTTCTAATTTGTCCGGGCTTGTAATCGGTCATAAGGAAGGTAAGTCTTTGATCCAACTAGACGAAGATCGGATCAAAATTCAAGGTGGTATTGCCGACTTGACCGAATCAGCGGTGTTAGGTGAAACCTTGGTGGAGTTTATCAAATCTTTGATTGATGTATTTTTGAACAACGCGGCTACGTTTACTACCAATGCGGTTCCAGGTTCTCCTGCGGGACTTGCGGCTTCGGTGATTTCTCAACTCAACGTTCGTAAATCGGAAGTAGAACAGTTACTTTCCGGGAAGGTGAAATTAGGATGA
- a CDS encoding baseplate J/gp47 family protein, whose amino-acid sequence MAGVSEQGFIRKSREEILSELEEGYKTRLGGDIDLSIVSEDGIRMRILADELDKIHQLAEKVFYSNFAHTAFGVSLDRVLNPLGSERQPAKRSIVVLRFSGMDGAVVPAGVICQTGNGLLFITIESGVLSGGHVDLNAQALEISYGVNGNVNANSITTINTAVSGIDLVTNPEPSRGGRAIETDSEYLNRFIQEGVNGGSSAANVQGVLNNVPSVLNAIVYENNTDFTDVDGRPPHSMEAVIEGGSSEEIGEVFLRNWPGGIESYGLEFTTAFDNKGVPRTYYFNRPTDVLVYVKIDIVRDLNLWVQGSDSVVKTNCIKVIGGVDTITSTSTYYKGEGTGADVFAWKLIAAQSALQEFDSVKVLGIKSMTVKVGQTSPATQDVLPINSRQRAKLITANIQVNFI is encoded by the coding sequence ATGGCAGGAGTCAGCGAACAAGGTTTTATCCGAAAAAGTAGAGAGGAAATTCTATCAGAATTGGAGGAAGGTTATAAAACTCGCCTGGGCGGGGACATTGATCTTTCTATCGTCAGTGAAGACGGAATTCGTATGAGGATTTTAGCAGATGAACTAGATAAAATTCACCAGCTCGCGGAAAAAGTGTTTTATTCTAATTTTGCACATACCGCTTTCGGTGTTTCTTTGGATCGGGTTTTAAATCCTCTAGGCTCGGAACGTCAACCGGCTAAACGTTCTATAGTTGTTCTTAGGTTTTCAGGAATGGATGGTGCAGTGGTTCCGGCCGGAGTTATTTGTCAAACCGGCAACGGGTTACTTTTTATCACGATTGAATCGGGGGTTTTATCGGGCGGACACGTAGACTTGAATGCACAAGCATTAGAAATTTCTTATGGAGTAAACGGAAACGTAAATGCCAATTCGATCACTACGATTAATACGGCGGTTAGTGGGATTGATTTAGTTACCAACCCGGAACCGTCTAGAGGAGGGCGCGCGATAGAAACCGACTCTGAATATCTGAATCGTTTTATTCAAGAAGGAGTAAACGGAGGTTCTTCCGCTGCAAATGTTCAAGGTGTTTTGAACAACGTTCCCTCCGTACTCAATGCGATTGTGTATGAGAATAACACCGATTTTACGGATGTGGACGGAAGACCACCACATTCTATGGAAGCCGTAATAGAAGGTGGTTCTTCTGAGGAGATCGGGGAAGTTTTTTTAAGAAATTGGCCGGGAGGAATCGAATCTTACGGTTTGGAATTTACTACCGCTTTTGACAATAAAGGTGTTCCCAGAACTTACTATTTCAATAGACCGACAGACGTTCTTGTTTATGTAAAAATTGATATTGTAAGAGATCTAAATCTTTGGGTGCAGGGTTCTGACTCGGTCGTAAAAACGAATTGTATCAAAGTGATAGGAGGAGTGGACACGATTACTTCTACTTCCACTTATTATAAAGGAGAAGGAACGGGTGCAGATGTATTTGCATGGAAATTGATCGCAGCTCAGAGCGCTCTTCAGGAATTCGATTCCGTAAAGGTATTAGGAATTAAATCCATGACCGTAAAGGTAGGTCAAACTTCTCCGGCTACACAAGATGTACTGCCAATCAATAGCAGACAACGTGCGAAGTTGATCACAGCCAATATTCAGGTGAATTTTATATGA
- a CDS encoding phage tail protein: MTYLNEVLEKYPSSIFTRDSDSTIAKKWEVELELLNEVRSILESISGITDYRVQNGTVLDLIGKNLKQPRNGMDDFRYKIFLSIARQKRKSKGDIFSMNEIGSQILTGIGTLYEIKELCYGGVPMLLDATYTLNGEYPLSGSTKRPATIEVIFTGSIDELPVVPEFNQAIAQIRPGGVKAIIRYRFEMSTLGGRLYGESIRTPYLDGSWSLNGFTLLSGEKVKIRPYEIAFGIGGLEGGIPRAPKIGDTGLQNEIYRKLVEIRSDSDGNRYFQTTVKQGEMMGYGINEIGLFDEDGELLYLKTFPSKDKDHLIVYDFVIKEEFQ; the protein is encoded by the coding sequence ATGACCTATTTAAACGAAGTATTAGAAAAATATCCTTCCTCGATCTTTACGAGAGATTCGGATTCTACGATTGCAAAAAAGTGGGAAGTGGAACTTGAATTGTTAAACGAAGTCCGCTCCATATTAGAATCGATTTCCGGAATTACGGATTATAGGGTTCAAAACGGAACTGTTTTAGATTTGATCGGAAAGAATTTAAAACAACCTCGGAACGGAATGGACGATTTTCGTTATAAGATCTTTCTTTCGATCGCGCGTCAAAAACGTAAATCGAAAGGTGATATTTTTTCGATGAACGAAATCGGATCCCAAATACTTACCGGAATAGGAACGTTATACGAAATCAAAGAACTTTGTTACGGTGGTGTTCCGATGCTATTGGATGCTACGTATACTCTCAATGGGGAATATCCGCTTTCTGGAAGTACAAAAAGACCCGCTACGATTGAAGTAATTTTTACCGGTTCCATCGACGAACTTCCTGTAGTTCCGGAATTTAATCAAGCGATCGCACAAATTCGCCCCGGAGGTGTAAAGGCGATCATTCGATATCGTTTCGAAATGTCTACGTTAGGCGGAAGATTGTATGGAGAATCCATCCGTACTCCGTATTTGGATGGGAGTTGGTCCTTAAACGGGTTCACTCTTTTGTCCGGAGAAAAAGTTAAAATCCGACCTTATGAAATCGCTTTCGGGATCGGAGGATTGGAAGGAGGAATTCCCAGAGCTCCTAAAATCGGAGATACTGGTTTGCAGAATGAAATCTACCGAAAGTTAGTCGAAATCCGATCCGACTCGGATGGGAATCGTTATTTTCAAACGACAGTCAAACAGGGAGAGATGATGGGTTATGGAATTAATGAGATAGGACTTTTTGACGAGGACGGGGAGTTATTATATCTTAAAACTTTCCCTTCTAAAGATAAGGATCATCTCATAGTTTACGATTTTGTAATAAAGGAGGAGTTTCAGTGA
- a CDS encoding LA_1064 family peroxide-responsive upregulated protein: protein MIQILARETNVEFAGTGKFRIELLPIALFKTHESLLEYCNRKGYKKNGSGLDAEFTREEDLKPVRNRLKKYVDQPFKVYEKFIILEQELKE, encoded by the coding sequence GTGATTCAAATACTTGCAAGAGAAACCAATGTAGAATTTGCCGGAACGGGGAAATTCAGAATCGAATTACTTCCGATTGCACTGTTTAAAACACACGAAAGTCTTTTAGAATACTGCAATCGAAAAGGATATAAAAAAAACGGTTCTGGATTAGATGCTGAGTTTACGAGAGAAGAGGATTTAAAACCAGTTCGGAATCGTTTGAAGAAGTATGTAGACCAGCCTTTTAAAGTATATGAGAAGTTTATTATATTAGAACAAGAATTAAAGGAGTGA